In Schizosaccharomyces osmophilus chromosome 1, complete sequence, the genomic window TTGTCCAATGGTCTGGATGATACATCAGAGGCCCGTATTTTTCTGGAACGTAGGCACGTTTTCCACTAGATTATAATGTTAGTTCCACCCGATCCAGTCAAATGGAATTCCTTGTTCTTACCTCTTAAGTTCGAGATATCCACGATGGTGCAAATTGAATCTGAATACCATCTTTTCAGACGTTTTTGATAGAGGTGCCAAGTATAGTTTATCATCGTCCAAAACAATGTATCGACCATCCAAACCAGTGAGAGAACGGTCTTCCATTTTGGTAACTAGAGACCAGAAAGCAGAAAGACGGTACTTGTTTTCCTCATTAGCTCTTTCGCCCTCTTCAATCTCTACTTTGGTTCTCCAAAAATCCCCTTTGCCGCAAAGAGTTCTGCGCGGTAGTATCAGCAAGTAAAGCAGCAATGAAACGGATCGAAATACTTGTAATAAAAGCATCTTAGTGGGTTCCTTTTTCAGTTGTCAGTTCAGCTTTGTATATAATGTTATGTTGTATATGTAAACAgtcattgtttacatttggAATCTATTAACGGAACTTCCGTCTCTGGAAACCTTAAGCTGacgatttgtttgtttattcaatCATAAACAAAGGTTCATATCGACATCTGATTCTGCATACTATTTAGGAAGTATCGTGTGCATTTTGAAGCTCAAGCAAAACCAATTGTTCCTTACAAAGATAATGTATTCCATCCTTTTCCATGGATATCTTTTCGAATTGTTTAGGAAAACATCCAtctgattttttttgcgtTTGTTTGCTAGGgtccaaacaaacaaaacacatAGCGATTATCAAACACAATTAGCTATTCTACTCTTAATAAAAACCACATTTTAACTTGTTTCCAAATCTTTAGTATGCGTTTTATCTGAAGTGTATTCATCTTGTAGACTTTGTTTCGTCCTCCATCCTCAAGTTTTTGCGAAAGCTCTTTTCCATTCTCCTTTGCGTAATTTAcatgattctttttgttccttAGGTTTATTAGAGAAAGTAATATCCTAGAATAGGATTTTATTCTACTTCTCTTTGGGTGTTACATActtggaagaaaattcatGACAATCTGTATGTAATGGCAATTGAATCTATTCTTTTCTGGGATTTATGTTCAATACAATAAGAGATTTTAACACTTCTTCTTTAGTCTAAAATGGATGCATTTACTGAAGATATTCCTATGCCAGACGCAGGATCTGAAAATTTAGGCGGATTTATACCATTAAGGCAGAGAACAGAAATTAACTCGAACGAACAAATATTAACAATGGACAATCAAAATGAACTTTTCGATATATCTATGTCTCCTGAAGAGAAAAAGCctttaaagaaaaccatGTCAAAAAGGAAGTTACGAAAGCCTAAAAATCCATTGCTAATacatggaaaagaaaattctgaAAAGCCTTTGAGAAGAAAATCCAGTAATACTTCCCAACTCATCCGGAAAGAGCATGCAGATGCCAGTCATTCTACTAATTGGGTACATATGCATCGTGACATTCCCGTTGTAGTGAGCGGGTACTTGCAGCTTCTATTTAACGTCTGTATAATCTCAATTgtcctttattttttgttttcaatggtATTTACTATGCAAGGTGATATACGAAACAATATAAGTACAGAACGATCGCTCCTTGCATATAAAGCAATGGAATGTCAGAGACACTATAGAAAATACGACTGTGATAGTCCAAGCTCAGCAATCAGTAAGGTATGCGATGATTTACGGGTTTGTATTCtgagaaaaacaagcaatACAAGACTAGTAGCCAAAATATTGGCCGAAATTATAGATACTTTTGTGAACCATATATCCTATAAGACCATGATTTTTTCCTTACtacttgtttttggaagcttGATTGCTTCAAACTATGCCTTCAGTCTTTTTCGGGCAAAGCACTCTCAGAACCTGCCTACTTATGCCACGAGCGCAATACCTGCGATGATCTCTAGTAACCATCTGCTGGAACAAGAACCTCACATAAATGGTAATCAAAAACTGCTGAAACTACAGTCCGAAGATGGAAAGTAGAGGGTTTACCTTCCTCTTTCCTAACTTTTTTGCGATGGGTCATTCTCCATTCAGatagttttctttggataTGATGGTACCTGTAAGTCCATATTTAATGTGCCTTTCcaaattgttttctatCCTACTAATAGACACCGATTATTTTTCTGTCATTtatacttttgtttattactAATTATTCGAGTCTTTCATTAATGAATATCTATTTCCTGCCGTTTTTCTATTATGCTTCAATAATTCACCCTTTAGAGATAGTTGTACAGTTGTAGAGTCATTACACAAATGAAAGTTTCTGTATACTAATCGTATTTTCATGATTCATGTACATATCGCACCAAACTTGTGAAGGATATACATCCGCAAGGTTGATTGTTTGAATATGCTGGCCattattatctttttcattatattcCAAAAAGCCAGAAATATCCGTCTGTTGGTATTCCGTAGCTCTTGGATGTAAAGAGGCCGAAATCTTGTCATTAAACTGGTCCATCACGAGTATCCGAAAAGATAAATCGCGCTTATTGCTTGTTGATTCTACAGACGGCGAAGGCATAGAAAAGACATCGAGCTGCAGAGGTAAAACTTTGATATGACCTTGAGTATGTGGACGTAAGTTTTTTAGACTTTTCAAATCATTCCTTAAACAACTTGAATTTAATGGACAATTTAGCTGCGATACTGTGAATGGTTAGTACACTTTGCTCTTCTTTCCTAACCTTACTTGATATGAGATTTGAGTCCAAAGAAACCgtgtatttttctttgcaattGGAATCCCGTTTTAACAAAGTTGCGACTATCTGCTCCCCAGGTACGATGTTTTGAACAAATTTTTCTGTAGATAGCTTAATTTCCTTGGGTCCATTTGAACAATCAAGACTTATGAGGCCAGGGTAAACTGA contains:
- the brr6 gene encoding nuclear envelope protein Brr6/Brl1, which codes for MDAFTEDIPMPDAGSENLGGFIPLRQRTEINSNEQILTMDNQNELFDISMSPEEKKPLKKTMSKRKLRKPKNPLLIHGKENSEKPLRRKSSNTSQLIRKEHADASHSTNWVHMHRDIPVVVSGYLQLLFNVCIISIVLYFLFSMVFTMQGDIRNNISTERSLLAYKAMECQRHYRKYDCDSPSSAISKVCDDLRVCILRKTSNTRLVAKILAEIIDTFVNHISYKTMIFSLLLVFGSLIASNYAFSLFRAKHSQNLPTYATSAIPAMISSNHLLEQEPHINGNQKLLKLQSEDGK
- the mug130 gene encoding Schizosaccharomyces specific protein Mug130, producing the protein MLLLQVFRSVSLLLYLLILPRRTLCGKGDFWRTKVEIEEGERANEENKYRLSAFWSLVTKMEDRSLTGLDGRYIVLDDDKLYLAPLSKTSEKMVFRFNLHHRGYLELKSGKRAYVPEKYGPLMYHPDHWTNGFSIDVQKENQVSSYTPFVLQYLSSPWFSVCKVNPGTWQVFVGRMDEWNNGLCYPMQLIMKREDTWLRFNFSHRKNPLDWTLVQEYTYWPDGLPGTGSESAKGNVFGAKL